From Micromonospora sp. NBC_01699, a single genomic window includes:
- a CDS encoding NAD(P)/FAD-dependent oxidoreductase — translation MGPLRFDVVVAGSGPAGATAAIVAARRGWRVALVDQRTFPRDKPCGDGLGPGVAQLLRRLDLDHILAGETPAASLTVYGPAGVELNAALTGLDGMSTEGYVVPRADFDQRLRLAALNAGAVDLSGHKVTATGLADDRRWVSVRRAGTEHRLEAGLVIGADGAYSVLRRQLGAGRPSGRSTAIAMRAYADSDAFDPDGPLGQRMIFEWSKEMLPAYGWVFPNGKGTVNVGVGIMVSELRRRSLDLRRVLDRFADSCRQRGIELGDLYAHRAHHLPLARPIPRLAHERAALIGDAGSMINPLSGEGIVYGMNAAYELVTRLPANLSGAVEQARALAEFETWFRRTYRAHLISSRVAHGLMSIPWWARHMIRAANNDPVVFRDAVDLLFGLGRIRAETTWRILRHGW, via the coding sequence ATGGGCCCACTCCGGTTCGATGTCGTGGTGGCCGGATCCGGCCCGGCCGGCGCCACCGCCGCGATCGTGGCCGCCCGTCGCGGGTGGCGCGTCGCCCTGGTCGACCAGCGCACCTTTCCCCGGGACAAGCCCTGCGGTGACGGGCTGGGACCGGGCGTGGCCCAGTTGCTGCGCCGGCTCGATCTCGACCACATCCTGGCCGGCGAGACCCCGGCCGCGTCGCTGACCGTCTACGGCCCGGCCGGCGTGGAGCTGAACGCCGCGCTGACCGGCCTGGACGGGATGTCGACCGAGGGGTACGTGGTGCCGCGCGCCGACTTCGACCAGCGGCTACGGCTGGCGGCGCTGAACGCCGGGGCGGTGGACCTGAGCGGGCACAAGGTGACGGCGACCGGCCTGGCCGACGACCGCCGCTGGGTGTCGGTCCGGCGGGCCGGCACCGAGCACCGGTTGGAGGCGGGACTGGTGATCGGTGCGGACGGCGCGTACTCGGTGCTGCGTCGGCAGCTCGGTGCCGGGCGGCCGAGCGGCCGGAGCACCGCCATCGCGATGCGCGCCTACGCCGACAGCGACGCCTTCGACCCCGACGGGCCGCTCGGCCAGCGCATGATTTTCGAGTGGTCGAAGGAGATGCTGCCCGCGTACGGCTGGGTCTTTCCCAACGGGAAGGGCACGGTGAACGTCGGCGTGGGCATCATGGTCTCCGAACTGCGTCGCCGGTCACTGGACCTGCGCCGGGTCCTCGACCGGTTCGCCGACTCGTGCCGGCAGCGCGGCATCGAACTCGGTGACCTGTACGCCCACCGGGCCCACCACCTGCCACTGGCGCGACCGATACCCCGGCTGGCGCACGAGCGGGCGGCGCTGATCGGTGACGCCGGATCGATGATCAATCCGCTCAGCGGGGAGGGCATCGTCTACGGCATGAACGCCGCGTACGAGTTGGTCACCCGGCTGCCCGCGAACCTGTCCGGGGCGGTCGAGCAGGCGCGGGCGTTGGCCGAGTTCGAAACCTGGTTCCGGCGCACCTACCGCGCACACCTGATCTCCAGCCGGGTCGCACACGGCCTGATGTCCATACCGTGGTGGGCCCGGCACATGATCCGCGCCGCGAACAACGACCCGGTGGTCTTCCGCGACGCGGTGGACCTGCTGTTCGGGCTCGGCCGCATCCGCGCGGAAACCACCTGGCGCATTCTCCGACACGGCTGGTAA
- a CDS encoding precorrin-2 C(20)-methyltransferase, whose product MYGVGLGPGDPELVTVKAARLVERADVVAYHSARHGRSVARTIAEPYLRDGQIEEALTYPVTTEKPEHPDGYRAEIEEFYAASAARLAAHLDAGRDVVVLCEGDPFFYGSYMHMHKRLAGRYPTEVVPGVTSVSAAAAVLGRPLVERDEILTVLPGTLPTEILAERLAATDSAAIMKLGRTFGNVRAALAQAGRLDETWYVERATTDRQQSARLAEVDPATVPYFSLALLPSRVHERTRAELAGAVTPPAVPEPVAVPESIGGPEPVAAGMGEVVVIGLGPAGREWCTPQAQDALAVADDLVGYGPYLDRVPANPRQRRHASDNRVEAERAEFALDLARRGRRVAVVSSGDPGVFAMAAAVLEVASEPKWTDIPVRVLPGLTAAHAVASRVGAPLGHDYCVLSLSDRLKPWEIIAKRLTAAAEADLVIAIYNPGSKSRTWQVAAAKELLLAHRSPETPVVLGRDVGGTGERVRVVRLADLDPAEVDMRTLLLVGSSGTRVVERGFAGPVVFTPRRYPA is encoded by the coding sequence CTGTACGGGGTGGGGCTCGGACCGGGTGACCCGGAGCTGGTGACGGTGAAGGCCGCCCGGCTGGTCGAGCGGGCCGACGTGGTCGCGTACCACAGCGCGCGGCACGGGCGCAGTGTGGCCCGGACGATCGCGGAACCGTACCTGCGGGACGGGCAGATCGAGGAGGCGCTGACCTACCCGGTCACCACGGAGAAGCCGGAGCACCCGGACGGCTACCGGGCCGAGATCGAGGAGTTCTACGCGGCGAGCGCGGCCCGGCTCGCCGCACACCTGGACGCCGGGCGGGACGTGGTGGTGCTCTGCGAGGGCGACCCGTTCTTCTACGGCTCGTACATGCACATGCACAAGCGGCTCGCCGGTCGCTACCCGACCGAGGTGGTGCCGGGCGTGACGTCGGTCAGCGCGGCTGCCGCCGTACTCGGGCGTCCGCTGGTCGAGCGGGACGAGATCCTGACCGTGCTGCCGGGGACCCTGCCGACGGAGATCCTGGCGGAGCGGCTGGCGGCCACCGACTCGGCGGCGATCATGAAGCTGGGCCGCACCTTCGGCAACGTCCGCGCGGCGCTCGCGCAGGCGGGCCGGCTGGACGAGACCTGGTACGTCGAACGCGCCACCACCGATCGGCAGCAGTCGGCCAGACTCGCCGAGGTGGATCCGGCGACGGTGCCGTACTTCTCGCTGGCGTTGCTGCCGAGCCGGGTGCACGAACGTACCCGCGCCGAGCTGGCGGGTGCGGTGACTCCCCCGGCCGTCCCCGAGCCGGTGGCTGTCCCCGAGTCGATCGGTGGTCCCGAGCCGGTCGCGGCGGGGATGGGTGAGGTCGTCGTGATCGGGCTCGGTCCGGCGGGACGCGAGTGGTGCACCCCGCAGGCGCAGGACGCGTTGGCCGTTGCCGACGACCTGGTCGGCTACGGGCCGTACCTGGACCGGGTGCCGGCCAACCCGCGCCAGCGCCGGCACGCCTCGGACAACCGGGTGGAGGCGGAACGGGCCGAGTTCGCCCTGGACCTGGCCCGACGCGGCCGGCGGGTGGCGGTGGTGTCGTCCGGCGACCCCGGTGTCTTCGCGATGGCCGCCGCCGTCCTGGAGGTGGCCTCCGAACCGAAGTGGACGGACATTCCGGTACGGGTGCTGCCGGGGCTGACCGCCGCCCACGCGGTGGCGAGCCGGGTCGGCGCCCCGCTCGGGCACGACTACTGCGTGCTGTCGCTGTCGGACCGGCTCAAGCCGTGGGAGATCATCGCGAAGCGGTTGACCGCCGCCGCCGAGGCCGACCTGGTGATCGCGATCTACAACCCGGGGTCGAAGAGTCGTACCTGGCAGGTGGCGGCGGCTAAGGAACTGCTGCTGGCGCACCGGTCACCGGAGACCCCGGTGGTGCTCGGGCGGGACGTCGGCGGAACGGGTGAACGCGTACGCGTGGTCCGGCTCGCCGACCTCGACCCGGCCGAGGTCGACATGCGTACGCTGCTGCTGGTCGGCTCGTCCGGCACTCGGGTGGTGGAGCGGGGTTTCGCCGGTCCGGTGGTCTTCACGCCCCGCCGCTACCCGGCCTGA
- a CDS encoding precorrin-8X methylmutase: MDYVRDGAEIYRRSFATIRAEADLSGLPDDVATVAVRMIHACGMVDLPADVAHSPGVVSAARAALRAGAPILCDAEMVAAGVTRTRLPADNEVICTLRDPRVPALAAQLGTTRSAAALDLWGDRLDGAVVAVGNAPTALFRLLEMVEAGAGRPAAVLGIPVGFIGAAESKQALAAHPGGLEYLVVHGRRGGSAMTAAAINAIASERE, encoded by the coding sequence ATCGACTACGTCCGCGACGGTGCGGAGATCTACCGCCGGTCGTTCGCCACTATCCGCGCCGAGGCTGACCTGTCGGGCCTGCCCGACGACGTCGCGACGGTGGCCGTACGCATGATCCATGCCTGCGGCATGGTCGACCTGCCGGCGGACGTCGCCCACTCCCCCGGCGTGGTGTCGGCGGCGCGGGCGGCGCTGCGCGCCGGGGCGCCGATCCTCTGTGACGCCGAGATGGTCGCCGCCGGGGTCACCCGGACCCGGCTGCCCGCCGACAACGAGGTGATCTGCACCCTGCGCGATCCTCGGGTGCCGGCCCTGGCGGCGCAACTCGGCACCACCCGCAGCGCCGCCGCGCTGGACCTGTGGGGCGATCGGCTCGACGGCGCGGTGGTCGCCGTGGGCAACGCGCCGACCGCCCTGTTCCGCCTGCTGGAGATGGTCGAGGCGGGTGCCGGGCGGCCGGCGGCGGTGCTCGGCATCCCGGTCGGTTTCATCGGCGCGGCCGAGTCCAAGCAGGCGCTCGCCGCGCATCCGGGTGGGCTGGAGTACCTGGTCGTGCACGGGCGGCGCGGCGGCAGCGCGATGACCGCGGCGGCGATCAACGCCATCGCCAGCGAGAGAGAGTGA
- the cobG gene encoding precorrin-3B synthase, with protein sequence MWSPRGRSAPDACPGTLRVHVAADGNLARVRVPGGRLHTEQLVALTAAALDLGDGALELTSRGNVQLRGLRAGTERDLAARLYAAGLLPSESHERVRNVIASVLSGRIGGGLLDVRALVDELDEGLCADPVLAGLPGRFLFTVDDGRGDVTGFGADVGLLAVPGGAVAVLLAGTDTGVRVPPAAAASTALLAARAFLTESTAQHSTAWRLAELDNGVRTITARLHAALDLPMVAPVPADIPETPNRAPVGLVDQLDGRVALAAVVPLGRLTDTQLIALAAAAGAGGDEINITPWRTVVVPDLDTGEAGRRLATLAAAGLVADAAAGWVGVTGCAGSPGCAKALANVRTDATVVHAAAPSGPTGLPVHWVGCERRCGRPTDRHVEVLATIEGYQVSLDGRPRSRSATLDETAATIAAARRGT encoded by the coding sequence GTGTGGTCACCACGAGGGCGGTCGGCACCGGACGCCTGTCCGGGGACACTGCGCGTACATGTCGCCGCCGACGGGAACCTGGCTCGGGTGCGGGTGCCCGGTGGGCGGTTGCACACCGAACAGCTCGTCGCGCTGACCGCCGCCGCGCTCGATCTGGGTGACGGCGCCCTGGAGTTGACCTCGCGCGGCAACGTGCAGCTGCGTGGCCTGCGGGCGGGCACCGAGCGGGACCTGGCCGCCCGGTTGTACGCGGCCGGGCTGTTGCCGTCAGAGAGCCACGAACGCGTACGCAACGTGATCGCTTCCGTACTCAGTGGTCGGATCGGTGGGGGGCTGCTCGACGTCCGGGCGCTGGTCGATGAGCTGGACGAGGGGCTCTGCGCGGATCCGGTGCTGGCCGGGTTGCCGGGCCGGTTCCTGTTCACCGTCGACGACGGGCGGGGCGACGTGACCGGCTTCGGCGCGGACGTCGGGCTGCTCGCCGTACCGGGCGGGGCGGTGGCGGTGCTGCTGGCCGGCACCGACACGGGGGTACGCGTACCGCCGGCGGCCGCCGCGTCGACCGCCCTGCTCGCCGCCCGCGCCTTCCTCACCGAGTCCACCGCCCAGCACAGCACCGCCTGGCGGCTGGCAGAACTCGACAACGGCGTACGCACCATCACCGCCCGGTTGCACGCGGCGCTGGACCTGCCGATGGTCGCCCCCGTGCCCGCCGACATCCCCGAGACGCCGAACCGGGCGCCGGTCGGGTTGGTGGACCAGCTCGACGGGCGGGTCGCGCTCGCGGCGGTGGTGCCGCTCGGTCGACTCACCGACACCCAGCTCATCGCGTTGGCGGCGGCCGCCGGGGCGGGCGGCGACGAGATCAACATCACTCCGTGGCGCACCGTTGTCGTACCCGATCTGGACACCGGCGAGGCTGGGCGCCGGCTGGCGACACTGGCCGCCGCGGGTCTGGTGGCCGATGCCGCCGCCGGTTGGGTCGGCGTGACCGGCTGCGCCGGGTCGCCCGGCTGCGCGAAGGCGCTCGCGAACGTACGGACCGACGCGACGGTGGTGCACGCCGCCGCGCCGTCGGGGCCGACCGGACTGCCGGTGCACTGGGTCGGTTGCGAGCGGCGCTGCGGCCGGCCGACGGACCGGCATGTCGAGGTGCTGGCCACCATCGAGGGTTACCAGGTCAGCCTGGACGGTCGACCGCGCTCGCGGTCGGCGACGCTGGACGAGACCGCCGCCACGATCGCGGCGGCACGGAGGGGTACGTGA
- the cobN gene encoding cobaltochelatase subunit CobN, producing the protein MILLLSTSDTDLLSGRASGADFRLANPARTSVEDLPALLDGVDLVVVRILGGYRAWEEGLDSLLAGALPVVLLGGEQAPDAELMRRSTVPAGVAAEAHAYLAHGGPANLTELHRFLSDTVLLTGYGFAPPVPTPEWGRLEREERNTAGPVIGVLYYRAHHVAGNTAFVETLCAAIEDTGGRPLPIYCASLRSPAAALLETLGEADALVVTVLAAGGTRPAEAGAGGDDEAWDVGALAALDVPILQGLCLTSSRAVWADNDDGLSPLDTATQVAIPEFDGRIITVPFSFKEIDSDGLTVYVADPERSARVAGIAVRHGSLRHTPKAERRIVLMLSAYPTKHARIGNAVGLDTPASVVRLLTAMREQGYDIGPTDGPDAFPGVAAGDGDALVHALIAAGGQDLNWLTEQQLEANPIRIPASRYRTWYDTLPAQLREGMERHWGPPPGELFVDTSRDPEGEIVLAALRAGNTVVMVQPPRGFGENPVAIYHDPDLPPSHHYLAAYRWLADEFGAHAMVHVGKHGNLEWLPGKTLGMSAACGSDAALGDLPLIYPFLVNDPGEGTQAKRRAHATLVDHLIPPMARADSYGDIARLEQLLDEHSNIAALDPAKLPAIRAQIWTLIQAAKLDHDLGLSDRPHDAEFDEFILHVDGWLCEVKDVQIRDGLHVLGVAPSGQNRVDLVLAMLRARQMWAGQVAALPGLREALGLTEDGTAARVEVDRIEETARALVLAMEERDWATGVAAQVCERVLGDSVADHAPVVRVLEFAADEIVPRLDRTTDEMTAVLHALDGGYVAAGPSGSPLRGLVNVLPTGRNFYSVDPKAVPSRLAWETGQAMADSLLARYRADTGEWPRSVGLSMWGTSAMRTAGDDIAEVLALLGVRPRWDEASRRVTGLEPVDLAELGRPRIDVTMRISGFFRDAFPHVVALLDDAVRLVAGLDEPDESNYVRAHALADRAEHGDERRSTMRIFGSKPGAYGAGLLPLIDSRNWRDDADLAEVYAVWGGYAYGRGVDGVPARGDMETAYKRIAVAVKNTDTREHDIADSDDYFQYHGGMIATVRALTGKAPAAYIGDSTRPDAVRTRTLSEETARIFRARVVNPRWLAAMRRHGYKGAFELAATVDYLFGYDATAGVVADWMYEKLAETYALDPENQKFLTESNPWALHGITERLLEAADRQLWEHPEQATLDALRELYVRTEGDLEDDGSE; encoded by the coding sequence ATGATCCTGCTCCTCTCCACCTCGGACACCGACCTGCTCAGCGGCAGGGCAAGTGGCGCCGACTTCCGGCTGGCGAACCCGGCCCGCACCTCGGTCGAGGACCTGCCCGCCCTGCTCGACGGCGTCGACCTGGTGGTCGTACGCATCCTCGGCGGCTACCGCGCCTGGGAGGAGGGGCTGGACTCGCTGCTGGCCGGGGCGCTGCCGGTCGTACTCCTCGGTGGTGAACAGGCACCGGACGCGGAGCTGATGCGCCGCTCGACCGTGCCCGCCGGGGTGGCCGCGGAAGCCCACGCCTACCTCGCGCACGGTGGACCGGCGAACCTCACCGAGCTGCACCGGTTCCTCTCCGACACGGTCCTGCTCACCGGCTACGGCTTCGCCCCGCCGGTGCCGACCCCGGAGTGGGGCCGGCTGGAGCGCGAGGAGCGCAACACCGCCGGGCCGGTGATCGGGGTGCTCTACTACCGGGCCCATCACGTCGCCGGCAACACCGCCTTTGTCGAGACGCTCTGCGCCGCGATCGAGGACACCGGTGGCCGACCGCTGCCGATCTACTGCGCCTCGCTGCGCAGCCCCGCAGCCGCCCTGTTGGAGACCCTCGGCGAGGCCGACGCGCTGGTCGTGACCGTGCTCGCCGCCGGTGGCACCCGCCCCGCCGAGGCCGGTGCCGGCGGTGACGACGAAGCCTGGGACGTCGGCGCGCTCGCCGCCCTCGACGTGCCGATCCTCCAGGGGCTCTGCCTCACCAGCAGCCGCGCCGTCTGGGCCGACAACGACGACGGCCTCTCCCCGCTGGACACCGCCACCCAGGTCGCCATCCCCGAGTTCGACGGCCGGATCATCACCGTGCCGTTCTCGTTCAAGGAGATCGACTCCGACGGGCTGACCGTCTACGTCGCCGACCCCGAGCGGTCCGCGCGGGTCGCCGGCATCGCGGTCCGGCACGGCTCGCTGCGGCACACCCCGAAGGCCGAGCGTCGGATCGTGCTGATGCTGTCGGCGTACCCGACCAAGCACGCCCGGATCGGCAACGCGGTCGGCCTCGACACGCCGGCCAGCGTCGTCCGGCTGCTCACCGCCATGCGCGAGCAGGGGTACGACATCGGCCCGACCGACGGCCCGGACGCGTTCCCCGGAGTGGCCGCCGGTGACGGCGACGCCCTGGTGCACGCACTGATCGCCGCCGGTGGCCAGGACCTCAACTGGCTCACCGAGCAACAGCTCGAAGCCAACCCGATCCGGATCCCGGCCAGCCGCTACCGCACCTGGTACGACACCCTCCCGGCGCAGCTGCGCGAGGGCATGGAACGGCACTGGGGACCGCCGCCCGGTGAGCTGTTCGTGGACACCTCCCGCGACCCCGAGGGTGAGATCGTGCTCGCCGCGCTGCGGGCCGGCAACACCGTCGTCATGGTCCAGCCGCCGCGCGGCTTCGGGGAGAACCCGGTCGCCATCTACCACGATCCGGACCTGCCGCCGAGCCACCACTACCTGGCCGCGTACCGGTGGCTGGCCGACGAGTTCGGCGCGCACGCGATGGTGCACGTCGGCAAGCACGGCAACCTGGAGTGGCTGCCCGGCAAGACCCTCGGCATGTCCGCCGCCTGCGGCTCCGACGCCGCCCTCGGCGACCTGCCGCTGATCTACCCGTTCCTGGTCAACGACCCCGGTGAGGGCACCCAGGCCAAGCGGCGGGCGCACGCCACCCTGGTCGACCACCTGATCCCGCCGATGGCCCGCGCCGACAGCTACGGCGACATCGCCCGGCTGGAACAGCTCCTGGACGAACACTCGAACATCGCCGCGCTCGACCCGGCGAAGCTGCCGGCGATCCGGGCCCAGATCTGGACCCTGATCCAGGCCGCCAAGCTCGACCACGACCTCGGCCTGTCCGACCGCCCGCACGACGCCGAGTTCGACGAGTTCATCCTGCACGTCGACGGCTGGCTCTGCGAGGTCAAGGACGTACAGATCCGCGACGGGCTGCACGTGCTCGGGGTGGCGCCGAGCGGACAGAACCGGGTCGACCTGGTGCTGGCCATGCTCCGGGCCCGGCAGATGTGGGCCGGTCAGGTCGCCGCCCTGCCCGGCCTGCGCGAAGCGCTCGGGCTGACCGAGGACGGCACCGCCGCCCGCGTCGAGGTGGACCGGATCGAGGAGACCGCCCGCGCGCTGGTGCTGGCGATGGAGGAACGGGACTGGGCGACCGGGGTCGCGGCGCAGGTGTGCGAGCGGGTGCTCGGCGACTCGGTGGCCGACCACGCGCCGGTGGTCCGGGTGCTGGAGTTCGCGGCCGACGAGATCGTGCCCCGGCTGGACCGGACCACCGACGAGATGACCGCGGTGCTGCACGCGCTCGATGGCGGATACGTGGCCGCCGGCCCGAGCGGGTCGCCGCTGCGCGGCCTGGTCAACGTGCTACCCACCGGCCGCAACTTCTACTCCGTCGACCCGAAGGCGGTGCCGAGCCGGCTCGCCTGGGAGACCGGGCAGGCGATGGCCGACTCGCTGCTGGCCCGCTACCGGGCCGACACCGGCGAGTGGCCGCGCTCGGTCGGGCTGTCGATGTGGGGCACCAGCGCCATGCGTACCGCCGGTGACGACATCGCCGAGGTGCTGGCGCTGCTCGGCGTACGGCCGCGCTGGGACGAGGCGTCCCGCCGGGTCACCGGACTCGAACCGGTCGACCTGGCCGAACTCGGCCGACCCCGGATCGACGTGACGATGCGGATCAGCGGCTTCTTCCGGGACGCGTTCCCGCACGTGGTGGCCCTGCTCGACGACGCCGTACGGCTGGTCGCCGGACTCGACGAGCCGGACGAGTCGAACTACGTACGGGCACACGCCCTCGCCGACCGGGCCGAGCACGGTGACGAGCGCCGGTCCACCATGCGCATCTTCGGCTCCAAGCCCGGCGCGTACGGGGCCGGACTGCTGCCGCTGATCGACAGCCGGAACTGGCGCGACGACGCCGACCTCGCCGAGGTGTACGCCGTCTGGGGCGGTTACGCCTACGGCCGGGGCGTCGACGGGGTGCCCGCCCGCGGCGACATGGAGACGGCGTACAAGCGGATAGCGGTGGCGGTGAAGAACACCGACACCCGCGAGCACGACATCGCCGACTCCGACGACTACTTCCAGTACCACGGCGGCATGATCGCCACCGTCCGGGCGCTCACCGGGAAGGCACCGGCGGCGTACATCGGGGACAGCACCCGGCCGGACGCGGTGCGCACCCGTACGTTGAGCGAGGAGACCGCCCGGATCTTCCGCGCCCGGGTGGTCAACCCCCGCTGGCTGGCCGCTATGCGCCGGCACGGCTACAAGGGCGCGTTCGAGCTGGCCGCGACCGTCGACTACCTGTTCGGGTACGACGCCACCGCCGGCGTCGTCGCCGACTGGATGTACGAGAAACTGGCCGAGACGTACGCGCTCGACCCGGAGAACCAGAAGTTCCTCACCGAGTCGAACCCGTGGGCGCTGCACGGCATCACCGAGCGGCTGCTCGAAGCGGCCGACCGGCAGCTCTGGGAGCACCCGGAGCAGGCCACCCTCGACGCCCTGCGCGAGCTGTACGTGCGCACCGAGGGTGACCTGGAGGACGACGGCTCCGAGTAA
- a CDS encoding metallophosphoesterase family protein: MRGWCGEEWSVFVTGHLFAVSDLHVSYPENRRIADELRPESDDDWLIVAGDIGEMAADIESVLTGLAERFARVIWAPGNHELWTHASDPLQLRGEQRYRHLVRMCREIGVVTPEDEYPVWHGTGGPVTVAPLFLLYDYSFRMPGLHTKEASLARAYEVGVVCSDEFLLHPDPYPTREEWCWARVEQTERRLAACDPTIPTVLVNHYPLVREPTDVLYFPEFAQWCGTDRTADWHLRFRAAVAVYGHLHIPRTTWHDGVRFEEVSLGYPREWGRREQPPRVPVRLLTPVEVNQ, encoded by the coding sequence ATGCGAGGCTGGTGCGGTGAAGAGTGGAGCGTGTTCGTGACGGGTCACCTGTTTGCCGTGAGTGACCTGCATGTCAGCTATCCCGAGAACCGCCGGATCGCCGACGAGCTGCGGCCGGAGTCCGACGACGACTGGCTGATAGTCGCCGGTGACATCGGCGAGATGGCCGCCGACATCGAGTCCGTCCTGACCGGGCTGGCCGAGCGGTTCGCCCGGGTGATCTGGGCACCCGGCAACCACGAGCTGTGGACCCACGCCAGTGACCCGCTGCAACTGCGTGGCGAGCAGCGCTACCGGCACCTGGTACGGATGTGCCGGGAGATCGGTGTGGTCACGCCCGAGGACGAGTACCCGGTCTGGCACGGCACCGGTGGCCCGGTCACCGTGGCGCCGCTGTTCCTGCTCTACGACTACTCGTTTCGGATGCCCGGCCTGCACACCAAGGAGGCGTCGCTGGCGCGGGCGTACGAGGTGGGTGTGGTCTGTAGCGACGAGTTCCTGCTGCACCCGGACCCGTACCCGACCCGGGAGGAATGGTGCTGGGCCAGGGTGGAGCAGACCGAGCGCCGCCTCGCCGCCTGCGACCCGACCATCCCCACCGTGCTGGTCAACCACTACCCGCTGGTCCGGGAGCCGACCGACGTGCTGTATTTTCCCGAGTTCGCGCAGTGGTGCGGCACCGACCGGACCGCCGACTGGCACCTGCGCTTCCGGGCGGCGGTCGCGGTCTACGGCCACCTGCACATCCCGCGTACCACCTGGCACGACGGTGTGCGGTTCGAGGAGGTGTCGCTCGGCTATCCGCGCGAATGGGGGCGCCGCGAGCAGCCGCCACGGGTGCCGGTCCGACTGCTGACCCCGGTGGAGGTGAACCAGTGA
- a CDS encoding 4'-phosphopantetheinyl transferase family protein — MIERLLAPPAVAVEAFDDSVPGLLFPEEEALLVNSVDKRRREFVTARRCAREALAGLGFPPAPLLPGPKREPRWPAGVAGSITHCEGYRAAAVARTTDLVTIGIDAEPHQPLPPGVLDAIALPSEIARLARLAAVDPSVCWDRLLFCAKEAVYKSWFPLARRWLDFHEAEIDIAPATGTFTATLLVPGPLVGDAPLTGFDGRWLVDRGLLLAAITVPPPA, encoded by the coding sequence GTGATCGAGCGGCTGCTGGCCCCACCGGCCGTTGCGGTGGAGGCGTTCGACGACAGCGTTCCCGGCCTGCTCTTCCCGGAGGAGGAGGCGCTGTTGGTCAACTCCGTCGACAAGCGGCGGCGGGAGTTCGTCACCGCCCGCCGGTGCGCGCGGGAGGCGTTGGCCGGGCTGGGATTTCCCCCGGCGCCGCTGCTGCCCGGCCCGAAGCGGGAGCCGCGCTGGCCGGCCGGGGTGGCCGGCAGCATCACCCACTGCGAGGGCTACCGGGCCGCCGCCGTCGCCCGGACCACCGACCTGGTGACCATCGGCATCGACGCCGAACCCCACCAACCGTTGCCGCCCGGCGTGCTCGACGCGATCGCGCTGCCGTCCGAGATCGCCCGGCTGGCGCGACTGGCGGCGGTCGACCCGTCGGTCTGCTGGGACCGGTTGCTCTTCTGCGCCAAGGAGGCGGTCTACAAGTCCTGGTTCCCGCTCGCCCGACGCTGGTTGGACTTCCACGAGGCGGAGATCGACATCGCGCCGGCCACCGGCACCTTCACCGCCACCCTGCTGGTGCCCGGACCACTGGTCGGCGACGCGCCGCTGACCGGGTTCGACGGACGTTGGCTGGTCGACCGGGGCCTGCTGCTCGCCGCGATCACCGTCCCGCCGCCCGCCTGA
- a CDS encoding histone-like nucleoid-structuring protein Lsr2 → MAKKVITVLTDDLDGGEADRTVEFGLDGVSYTIDLSEENAGKLRKVLDPFIAAGTRVGRGGVESRRPARRSGNAAPTRSDRDQNKAIREWASKNGYDVSERGRIPASVVEAYNNH, encoded by the coding sequence ATGGCTAAAAAGGTAATCACCGTCCTGACCGACGACCTCGATGGCGGCGAGGCCGACCGCACCGTCGAGTTCGGGCTCGACGGCGTCAGCTACACCATTGATCTATCCGAAGAGAACGCGGGCAAGCTCCGCAAGGTGCTCGACCCGTTCATCGCCGCCGGTACCCGCGTGGGTCGGGGCGGCGTGGAAAGCCGTCGGCCGGCCCGCCGCAGCGGCAACGCGGCGCCCACCCGCAGCGACCGGGACCAGAACAAGGCGATCCGGGAATGGGCGTCGAAGAACGGCTACGACGTTTCCGAGCGCGGCCGGATTCCGGCTTCCGTGGTCGAGGCGTACAACAACCACTGA